The Narcine bancroftii isolate sNarBan1 chromosome 11, sNarBan1.hap1, whole genome shotgun sequence genome has a window encoding:
- the dyrk2 gene encoding dual specificity tyrosine-phosphorylation-regulated kinase 2 isoform X3, with protein sequence MNDHLHMGSHGHIQVQQLFEDSSNKRTILTTQPNGLTAIGKTSLPVVQDKQLDGPHRRQGSSASVKSTDCTSKVKSTVLTPEQAMKQYMHKLSAFEHHEIFNYSEIYFVGPNAKKRQGVVGGSNNGGYDDDQGSYIHIPHDHITYRYEVLKVIGKGSFGQVVKAFDHKQQQYIALKMVRNEKRFHRQAAEEIRILEHLKKQDKDQTMNVIHMLENFTFRNHICMTFELLSMNLYELIKKNKFQGFSLPLVRKFAHSILLCLDALHKNRIIHCDLKPENILLKQQGRSGIKVIDFGSSCYEHQRVYTYIQSRFYRAPEVILGARYGMPIDMWSLGCILAELLTGYPLLPGEDEGDQLACMIELLGAAPQKFLDQSKRAKNFVSSKGYPRYCTVTTLPDGSVVLNGGRSRRGKLRGPPGSKDWVTALKGCDDPLFLDFLKQCLEWDPSLRMTPSQALRHPWLRRRLQKPPAGEKTSAKRVTESSGAITSISKLPPTSGSTSKLRTNLAQITDANGNIQPRTVLPKLVT encoded by the coding sequence ATGAATGACCACCTGCACATGGGAAGCCATGGGCATATCCAGGTTCAACAACTTTTCGAAGACAGTAGCAACAAAAGGACTATTTTGACCACTCAACCAAATGGACTGACTGCAATTGGTAAAACATCGTTACCGGTAGTTCAAGATAAGCAGTTGGATGGTCCACACAGGCGGCAGGGAAGCTCTGCTTCAGTGAAGTCAACAGATTGTACTTCAAAAGTGAAATCCACCGTCCTGACTCCAGAACAAGCCATGAAACAGTATATGCACAAACTGTCCGCATTTGAGCACCATGAAATATTCAACTATTCTGAAATCTACTTTGTTGGTCCAAATGCAAAGAAAAGACAAGGTGTGGTTGGTGGCTCAAATaatggtggttatgacgatgaccAAGGCTCTTATATCCACATACCTCATGATCACATTACTTACAGATatgaagttttgaaagtaattggaAAAGGGAGCTTTGGCCAGGTTGTCAAAGCGTTTGATCATAAACAGCAGCAGTACATAGCACTAAAAATGGTGAGGAATGAGAAACGGTTCCATAGGCAGGCTGCTGAAGAGATACGGATTCTCGAGCACCTGAAGAAACAAGACAAAGATCAGACTATGAACGTCATCCACATGTTGGAAAACTTCACATTCCGCAACCATATTTGCATGACATTTGAATTATTGAGCATGAATCTTTATGAGCTGATCAAAAAGAATAAATTTCAAGGATTCAGTCTCCCATTGGTGCGCAAGTTTGCACACTCAATTTTGCTGTGCTTGGATGCTTTACACAAGAATAGAATTATTCATTGTGACCTTAAACCGGAGAATATTCTGCTGAAACAGCAGGGGCGAAGTGGGATAAAAGTCATAGATTTTGGTTCCAGTTGTTACGAACACCAGCGTGTGTACACTTACATACAGTCAAGATTTTATCGTGCACCTGAAGTGATCCTTGGAGCTCGCTATGGGATGCCTATAGACATGTGGAGTTTGGGTTGCATTCTGGCTGAACTGTTGACAGGTTACCCACTGTTGCCTGGAGAAGATGAAGGGGACCAGCTCGCTTGCATGATTGAGTTGTTGGGTGCGGCCCCTCAAAAGTTTTTAGACCAGTCAAAGCGAGCCAAAAATTTTGTGAGCTCTAAAGGTTATCCCCGTTATTGCACTGTTACAACTTTGCCAGATGGGTCAGTGGTTCTTAATGGAGGGCGGTCGCGAAGAGGAAAGCTTCGTGGCCCTCCAGGGAGCAAGGATTGGGTCACTGCCTTGAAAGGATGTGATGATCCTCTCTTTCTTGACTTTCTGAAACAGTGCTTGGAATGGGATCCTTCATTGCGTATGACCCCCAGCCAGGCACTGCGGCACCCTTGGCTCCGAAGACGCTTACAGAAGCCTCCAGCTGGTGAGAAAACTTCAGCAAAGAGAGTGACAGAAAGCAGTGGTGCTATTACATCAATTTCTAAATTGCCTCCAACTTCAGGCTCAACATCAAAACTAAGAACTAATTTGGCACAAATAACTGATGCCAATGGAAATATTCAACCACGAACAGTTTTGCCCAAGTTGGTTACTTGA